One part of the Microlunatus elymi genome encodes these proteins:
- the rplL gene encoding 50S ribosomal protein L7/L12, whose amino-acid sequence MAKLSTEELLDAFKEMTLIELSEFVKQFEDTFEVTAAAPVAVATAPAASSGDGAAAEEEGSDEVDVILESAGDKKIQVIKEVRTLTSLGLKEAKDLVEGAPKPVLEKVDKDAANKAKEALEAAGATVTVK is encoded by the coding sequence ATGGCGAAGCTCAGCACCGAAGAGCTCCTTGACGCTTTCAAGGAGATGACGCTGATCGAGCTCAGCGAGTTCGTCAAGCAGTTCGAGGACACCTTCGAGGTCACCGCCGCCGCTCCGGTTGCGGTTGCCACCGCTCCGGCCGCTTCCAGCGGTGACGGCGCTGCCGCCGAGGAGGAGGGCTCCGATGAGGTCGACGTGATCCTCGAGTCCGCCGGCGACAAGAAGATCCAGGTCATCAAGGAGGTGCGTACCCTCACCTCGCTCGGCCTGAAGGAGGCCAAGGATCTGGTCGAGGGCGCGCCGAAGCCGGTCCTGGAGAAGGTCGACAAGGACGCCGCGAACAAGGCGAAGGAGGCCCTCGAGGCCGCCGGCGCCACCGTCACCGTCAAGTGA
- a CDS encoding C40 family peptidase, producing MRATGQLPAARRADISASKPSSKNIRPRRALGPVPEPQSAASKLGRASVGVAASAALVGGLAFATASPAAAAGACNPSGSAAKITKGDRGKQVRAAECLLERAGFHAATVNGQFSNADRSATKAFQSSRGLKASGNVNKKTWVALISQGTRVKLVEGSNGTSVVRLQKALSAYGKNVDATGHYGKITASRVKAIQAKYGWKRTGIAGKGVWSFLQHGGQWSKPKHHSSPKPQVKAAHLTSSSSKGLKALAYAKKQLGDPYVYGANGPGSFDCSGLTQAAWRAAGVKLPHNTNAQYRAERKVSKSSLKKGDLVFFYSGRSHVGIYAGNGKVIHAPRPGQSVQYIKMKYMPYNGAVRPA from the coding sequence ATGCGCGCAACCGGCCAGTTGCCGGCGGCGCGGCGCGCGGACATCAGTGCGTCGAAGCCATCGTCGAAGAACATCCGACCCCGCCGGGCACTGGGTCCGGTACCTGAGCCGCAATCGGCGGCCAGCAAGCTCGGACGGGCATCGGTCGGCGTTGCCGCCAGCGCCGCCCTGGTCGGCGGACTCGCGTTCGCCACCGCCAGCCCGGCCGCCGCTGCCGGAGCCTGCAATCCGAGCGGATCAGCGGCCAAGATCACCAAGGGCGACCGGGGCAAGCAGGTCCGGGCCGCCGAATGCCTGCTGGAACGGGCCGGCTTCCACGCCGCCACGGTGAACGGCCAGTTCAGCAACGCCGATCGCAGCGCGACCAAGGCGTTCCAGTCCTCCCGCGGCCTGAAGGCCAGCGGCAACGTGAACAAGAAGACCTGGGTGGCGCTGATCTCCCAGGGCACCCGGGTCAAGCTGGTCGAGGGCTCCAACGGCACCTCCGTGGTCCGGCTGCAGAAGGCGCTGAGCGCGTACGGCAAGAACGTCGACGCGACCGGCCACTACGGCAAGATCACCGCCAGCCGGGTCAAGGCGATCCAGGCCAAGTACGGCTGGAAGCGGACCGGCATCGCCGGCAAGGGCGTCTGGTCCTTCCTGCAGCACGGTGGCCAGTGGTCCAAGCCGAAGCACCACAGCTCACCGAAGCCGCAGGTCAAGGCGGCCCATCTGACCTCGTCCTCGTCCAAGGGTCTGAAAGCCCTGGCGTACGCGAAGAAGCAGCTCGGCGATCCGTACGTCTACGGCGCCAACGGTCCGGGCTCGTTCGACTGCTCGGGTCTGACCCAGGCAGCGTGGCGGGCGGCCGGCGTCAAGCTCCCGCACAACACCAACGCGCAGTACCGCGCGGAGCGGAAGGTCTCCAAGTCGTCGCTGAAGAAGGGCGATCTGGTGTTCTTCTATAGCGGCCGCAGCCACGTCGGCATCTACGCCGGCAACGGCAAGGTCATCCACGCGCCCCGGCCCGGCCAGTCCGTGCAGTACATCAAGATGAAGTACATGCCGTACAACGGTGCCGTTCGGCCCGCATGA
- a CDS encoding GNAT family N-acetyltransferase — protein MVIRGAGPVVIREAREDDLDDIVALIKDLATYEKAPDAVRATADGLRTALFCEHPKVFCLMAETDDHQVAGFALYFYNFSTWEGVHGLYLEDLFVRPQFRGQGFGGALLKRLARIACDNGFARMEWVVLNWNAPAIAVYDRVGGEPLDEWTTYRLTGRALTDFADRGR, from the coding sequence ATGGTCATCCGCGGGGCGGGGCCAGTGGTGATCCGCGAGGCGCGGGAAGATGATCTTGACGACATCGTCGCGTTGATCAAGGACCTTGCCACCTACGAGAAGGCGCCGGACGCGGTTCGGGCGACGGCCGACGGGCTGCGTACGGCCCTGTTCTGCGAGCACCCGAAGGTGTTCTGCCTGATGGCCGAGACCGATGATCATCAGGTGGCCGGCTTCGCCCTCTACTTTTACAACTTCTCCACCTGGGAGGGCGTTCACGGGCTCTACCTGGAGGACCTCTTCGTCCGGCCGCAGTTTCGCGGACAGGGATTCGGCGGCGCACTGCTGAAGCGGCTGGCCCGGATCGCCTGCGACAACGGCTTCGCCCGGATGGAGTGGGTGGTGTTGAACTGGAACGCGCCGGCGATCGCCGTGTACGACCGGGTCGGTGGCGAACCGCTGGACGAATGGACCACCTACCGGCTGACCGGGCGGGCGCTGACCGACTTCGC
- a CDS encoding ion channel protein: MSIDSTARGEADALTTGRLAKLAIPAAVIGVLSGVSLALVSWVANQLQHWLWDVLPQGLEHGGDTWWWIIAVLTATGLAVGAVVQWAAGHAGNDPAATELVAPPLPMRTLPGLIAALILGLAGGVSLGPENPIIAVNVALSVWLVSVVKVGVPKPATTLMAASGTIGAMFGTPVGAALLMTELVAGKGKGPLFDRLFGPLVAAGTGSLTMTLIGMPQLSVSVPKYTSPAWVDLISAPAVAIVAALLCLLGVWAFRYVHSAFHRMRYPILMLGLGGLLLGILGAIGGPLTLFKGLDEMQELTKHAADYSVLALFGFAVIKLAALVLAACAGFRGGRIFPSVFIGVAVGLAAHALIPSLPLGLTLAAAVTGAAMVVARDGWLALFMGVAMVGDVQVLPVLCLVVLPLWLLVRSRPLMLIENEGPATS, translated from the coding sequence GTGTCGATTGACTCCACGGCGCGCGGCGAGGCGGACGCGTTGACGACCGGCCGTCTGGCCAAGCTGGCGATTCCCGCCGCTGTGATCGGCGTGCTGTCCGGCGTCAGTCTGGCGCTGGTGTCCTGGGTGGCCAATCAGCTCCAGCATTGGTTGTGGGACGTGTTGCCGCAGGGGTTGGAGCACGGTGGCGACACCTGGTGGTGGATCATCGCCGTGCTCACCGCCACCGGCCTGGCGGTCGGTGCGGTCGTGCAATGGGCGGCCGGGCATGCCGGCAACGACCCGGCCGCGACGGAGCTGGTCGCACCGCCGTTGCCGATGCGGACGCTGCCCGGACTGATCGCGGCGTTGATCTTGGGCCTGGCCGGTGGCGTCAGCCTCGGCCCGGAGAATCCGATCATCGCGGTCAATGTGGCGCTCTCGGTCTGGCTGGTCAGCGTGGTCAAGGTCGGCGTACCGAAGCCGGCCACCACCCTGATGGCGGCGTCCGGGACGATCGGAGCGATGTTCGGCACCCCGGTCGGCGCCGCACTCTTGATGACCGAGTTGGTCGCGGGCAAGGGAAAGGGACCCCTGTTCGACCGACTGTTCGGGCCGCTGGTGGCCGCCGGCACCGGCTCGCTGACGATGACGTTGATCGGGATGCCGCAACTGTCGGTGAGCGTGCCGAAGTACACCTCACCGGCCTGGGTCGACCTGATCTCGGCGCCCGCGGTGGCCATCGTCGCGGCCCTGTTGTGTCTGCTCGGCGTGTGGGCTTTTCGCTACGTGCATTCGGCTTTCCATCGGATGAGGTATCCGATCCTGATGCTCGGTCTGGGGGGTCTGCTGCTGGGCATCCTCGGTGCCATCGGCGGCCCGCTGACCCTGTTCAAGGGGTTGGACGAGATGCAGGAGCTGACCAAACACGCCGCCGACTACTCGGTGCTGGCGCTGTTCGGATTCGCGGTGATCAAACTCGCGGCCCTGGTGCTGGCTGCCTGCGCCGGCTTCCGCGGTGGGCGGATCTTCCCGTCGGTGTTCATCGGAGTGGCGGTGGGACTCGCCGCCCACGCGCTGATCCCGAGCCTCCCGCTCGGTCTCACGCTTGCGGCCGCGGTGACCGGCGCCGCCATGGTCGTCGCCCGGGACGGCTGGCTGGCCCTCTTCATGGGCGTGGCGATGGTCGGCGACGTCCAGGTACTCCCGGTGCTCTGCCTGGTCGTGCTGCCGCTGTGGCTGCTGGTCCGCAGCCGCCCGCTGATGCTGATCGAGAACGAAGGTCCGGCGACGAGCTGA
- the rplJ gene encoding 50S ribosomal protein L10 → MAKPDKVAAVSELKEKFTSSQGAVLTEYRGLTVSELRNLRRSLGEDASYAVTKNTLTQIAAREAGIEGIDEQLVGPTAIAFIDGDPVNVAKGLRDFAKANPLLVIKGGVLEGKVISAAEVTKLADLESRETLLAKLAGAMKGTLGNAASLFQAPLSQAARVLGALEAKAQEDPSVIAGAGSAPEATEADAAPAADDNTPAADAAQEEK, encoded by the coding sequence ATGGCGAAGCCGGACAAGGTGGCAGCCGTCTCGGAGCTGAAGGAGAAGTTCACCAGCTCCCAGGGCGCCGTGCTCACCGAGTACCGCGGTCTCACCGTCTCCGAGCTGCGCAATCTGCGTCGCTCGCTTGGTGAGGACGCCAGCTACGCCGTGACGAAGAACACCCTGACCCAGATCGCAGCCCGGGAAGCGGGCATCGAGGGCATCGACGAGCAGCTCGTCGGCCCGACCGCGATCGCCTTCATCGACGGTGACCCGGTCAACGTCGCGAAGGGACTCAGGGACTTCGCCAAGGCGAATCCGCTTCTGGTGATCAAGGGCGGCGTGCTCGAGGGCAAGGTGATCAGCGCCGCCGAGGTGACGAAGCTGGCTGATCTCGAGTCTCGGGAGACGCTGCTGGCGAAGCTGGCCGGTGCCATGAAGGGCACCCTCGGCAACGCTGCTTCGCTGTTCCAGGCTCCGCTGTCTCAGGCCGCCCGCGTGCTGGGTGCCCTGGAGGCGAAGGCGCAGGAGGATCCGTCCGTTATCGCCGGAGCCGGATCGGCACCAGAAGCAACCGAAGCTGATGCAGCACCTGCTGCGGATGACAACACCCCTGCAGCCGACGCTGCGCAAGAAGAGAAGTAA
- a CDS encoding immune inhibitor A domain-containing protein, with protein sequence MAATSNTAGADPLPKKSANSRPAADTIDIGPKLRKQSTVSLSKAERDKFADSAPATGSRMKKQSTAADAGTGGIPVGGEKTWMILDDEKGGYSAATFVLTALGNNIEVWVQKNLNYPTGDCRNDGVRNVVTSAQARYLADEFDNNILPIQSQFFSTAPARDGSQQEDIGFGAPLWDLLGGGDPNYYVGDGNKTIALISNVRDANYYDPTSPDGATYIAGFFSPTFNEAFDRNVMTIDSYDWLHRTGANPPDETPGGLCSAKQAARPHSYEGTFAHEYQHLLEYYQDGAESTWLNEGLSDYAQTLVGYVDTTLPYGVKGADSHLTCYQGFLGSDSFPYCGAENSLTRWEDQGSPSVLSDYGAAYAFVTYLENQFGRQAIQYLHTSDKQGLSSLQAYLDDHAPGLTTTDVLHDFLAQMALDRLVDDGAKGLTKDQKARFTADQLSSAIDWSWTGSYDSPGAPTNGGDFVLGIADRPVNGRTVGKINFSGATTYQPDPLAWTVDDNALYSGVGNELDNTAVYDVKVPAGARTLTISTKYNIEQDWDFGVVQVSTDGGKTYRTLPGTDTTSDHDPAAEGRIVDQLPGLTGLSDGYVPQSYDLSGYAGKDVKLSFRYLTDAASNGNNDDPSGWWIRDVKIGNTVITDGSNTDGARSATEISPIPVAGWSLQVVGWSLDGKTVAYADLKVGKDGTAKLNKGHAQKVFKKVDRIGFIVTADDPTETATKYAAYTLKINGVTQAGGGGQTATSSDPSVLAKQLPSSHRRQVF encoded by the coding sequence ATGGCCGCGACGTCGAACACCGCCGGCGCGGATCCGCTGCCGAAGAAGAGCGCCAACAGCCGCCCGGCCGCCGACACCATCGACATCGGGCCGAAGCTGCGCAAGCAGAGCACAGTCAGCCTGAGCAAGGCCGAACGAGACAAGTTCGCCGACAGTGCGCCCGCAACGGGTTCGCGGATGAAGAAGCAATCCACTGCCGCAGACGCCGGCACCGGCGGCATCCCCGTCGGCGGCGAGAAGACCTGGATGATCCTCGACGACGAGAAGGGCGGCTACTCGGCTGCCACCTTCGTGCTCACCGCGCTGGGCAACAACATCGAGGTGTGGGTGCAGAAGAATCTCAACTACCCGACCGGCGATTGTCGCAACGACGGCGTACGCAATGTGGTCACCTCGGCCCAGGCGCGGTATCTGGCCGACGAGTTCGACAACAACATATTGCCGATCCAGTCGCAATTCTTCTCCACCGCGCCGGCTCGCGACGGCAGCCAGCAGGAAGACATCGGTTTCGGTGCCCCGCTGTGGGATCTGCTCGGCGGCGGCGATCCCAACTACTACGTCGGTGACGGCAACAAGACGATCGCCTTGATCAGCAACGTCCGCGACGCCAATTACTACGACCCGACCAGCCCGGACGGCGCCACCTACATCGCCGGCTTCTTCTCGCCGACCTTCAACGAGGCCTTCGATCGCAACGTGATGACGATCGACTCCTACGACTGGCTGCACCGCACCGGCGCCAACCCGCCGGACGAGACGCCGGGCGGACTCTGCTCGGCCAAGCAGGCAGCGCGCCCGCACAGCTACGAGGGGACCTTCGCCCACGAATACCAGCACCTGCTGGAGTATTACCAGGACGGCGCGGAAAGCACCTGGCTGAACGAGGGACTCTCCGACTACGCCCAGACCTTGGTCGGCTACGTCGACACCACGCTGCCGTACGGGGTCAAGGGCGCCGACAGCCATCTCACCTGCTATCAGGGCTTCCTCGGCTCGGACTCGTTCCCGTACTGCGGTGCGGAGAATTCCTTGACCCGTTGGGAAGATCAAGGTTCGCCGTCGGTGCTGTCCGACTACGGTGCCGCCTACGCGTTCGTCACGTACTTGGAGAATCAGTTCGGACGCCAGGCGATCCAGTATCTGCACACCAGTGACAAGCAGGGCTTGTCCTCGCTTCAGGCCTACCTTGATGATCATGCTCCGGGGCTGACCACAACCGATGTGCTGCACGACTTCCTGGCCCAGATGGCCTTGGACCGGCTGGTCGACGACGGTGCCAAGGGTCTGACCAAAGATCAAAAGGCGCGCTTCACCGCTGATCAACTGAGTTCGGCGATCGACTGGTCCTGGACCGGCTCGTACGACTCGCCCGGCGCGCCCACCAACGGTGGCGACTTCGTCCTCGGCATCGCCGATCGCCCGGTCAACGGCCGTACCGTCGGCAAGATCAACTTCTCCGGCGCCACGACCTATCAACCGGACCCGCTGGCCTGGACGGTTGACGACAACGCGCTCTACAGCGGTGTCGGCAATGAGCTGGACAACACCGCCGTGTACGACGTGAAGGTGCCGGCCGGAGCCCGGACGCTGACCATCTCCACCAAGTACAACATCGAACAGGACTGGGACTTCGGGGTCGTTCAGGTCTCCACCGACGGCGGCAAGACCTACCGGACCCTTCCCGGCACCGACACCACCAGTGATCATGATCCGGCCGCCGAAGGCAGGATCGTTGATCAACTTCCCGGCCTGACCGGACTGTCAGACGGCTACGTGCCGCAGAGCTACGACCTGAGCGGCTATGCCGGCAAGGACGTGAAGTTGTCGTTCCGCTACTTGACCGATGCGGCCAGCAACGGCAACAACGACGATCCGAGCGGCTGGTGGATCCGTGACGTCAAGATCGGCAACACCGTGATCACCGACGGCAGCAACACCGACGGGGCCCGCTCGGCAACTGAGATCTCACCGATCCCGGTGGCCGGCTGGAGTCTGCAGGTGGTGGGTTGGAGCCTGGACGGCAAGACGGTCGCCTACGCCGACCTGAAGGTCGGCAAGGACGGCACCGCCAAGCTCAACAAGGGCCATGCCCAGAAGGTGTTCAAGAAGGTCGACCGGATCGGGTTCATCGTCACCGCCGACGACCCGACCGAGACCGCCACCAAGTACGCGGCGTACACGCTCAAGATCAACGGCGTCACCCAGGCCGGCGGCGGCGGTCAGACCGCCACGAGTTCGGACCCGTCGGTGCTGGCCAAGCAACTTCCCAGCTCCCATCGCCGACAGGTCTTCTGA